The Aphelocoma coerulescens isolate FSJ_1873_10779 chromosome 2, UR_Acoe_1.0, whole genome shotgun sequence genome contains a region encoding:
- the TRAK1 gene encoding trafficking kinesin-binding protein 1 isoform X4: MTKTYNDIDAVTRLLEEKERDLELAARIGQSLLKKNKSLTERNDFLEEQVEHIREEVSQLRHELSMKDELLQFYTSAAEESEPESVCSTPLKRNESSSSVQNYFHLDSLQKKLKDLEEENVVLRSEACQLKTETITYEEKEQQLVNDCVKELRDANIQIANISEELAKKTEDAARQQEEITHLLSQIVDLQKKAKACAVENEELVQHLGAAKDAQRQLTAELRELEDKYAECMEMLHEAQEELKNLRNKTMPNAISRRYHSLGLFPMDSLAAEIEGSMRKELHLDEPDSPDLAHQKRVFETVRNVNQVVKQRSMTPSPMNIPGSNQSSAMNSVISSCVSTPRSSFYGGDISNIVIDNKTNSIILETESSDNGNEDRMKKPGTPGTPGSSDLETALRRLSLRRENYLSERKFFEEEQERKLRELAEKGELHSGSVTPTESIMSLGTHSRFSEFTGYSGMSISSRSYLPEKLQIVKPLEGSATLHHWQQLAQPHLGGILDPRPGVVTKGFRTLDLDLDEVYCLNDYEEDETGDISYKGLTTSTPVQHTETSGERSQAQVTVSENKNNPRQSQAFTEEMQESATDDDEGSVPHPGKCMSQTNSTFTFTTCRILHPSDELTRVTPSLNAAPTPACGSISNLKGTPVATPCTPRRLSLAESFTNLRESTTTMSTSLGLVWLLKERGISAAVYNPQSWDRASRSTLLNTYSPKMAIIPSTPPNSPMQTPSSSPPSFEFKCTSPPYDNFLASKPASSILKEVRNKKNIRNSESQTDVSVSNLNLVDKVRRFGIAKVVSSGQKSAPPLTDDQGPLLCGAQGPVRALVPGGLAPDGLPLGCPAVTSAIGGIQLNSGIRRNRSFPTMVGSSMQMKGPTSLTSGILMGTKLPKQTSLR; the protein is encoded by the exons GTTTCTCAGTTGCGGCATGAGCTGTCCATGAAGGATGAACTGCTCCAGTTCTATACCAGTGCTGCCGAAGAAAGCGAACCGGAGTCCGTCTGTTCCACCCC GCTGAAGAGGAATGAATCTTCTTCCTCCGTCCAGAACTACTTTCATTTGGACTCTCTTCAAAAGAAACTCAAGGACCTTGAAGAGGAAAATGTTGTGCTTAGATCTGAG GCCTGTCAGCTGAAGACTGAAACAATTACTTATGAAGAGAAAGAACAACAACTTGTCAATGACTGTGTAAAAGAGCTAA GGGATGCAAACATCCAGATTGCCAATATCTCCGAAGAGTTAGCAAAGAAAACTGAGGATGCTGCCCGGCAGCAAGAAGAAATCACTCATCTTCTCTCTCAGATAGTCGATctgcagaaaaaggcaaaagct TGTGCAGTTGAAAATGAGGAACTTGTCCAGCATCTGGGAGCAGCTAAAGATGCCCAGAGACAGCTCACAGCAGAG TTGCGAGAGCTGGAAGACAAGTATGCAGAGTGCATGGAAATGCTTCATGAGGCTCAAGAAGAGCTGAAAAACCTTAGGAACAAGACAATGCCAAATGCTATATCACGTCGGTACCACTCCCTTGGTCTCTTCCCTATG gattcTTTGGCAGCAGAGATAGAAGGGTCAATGAGGAAAGAGCTGCATTTAGATGAACCTGACTCTCCTGACTTGGC TCATCAGAAGCGAGTCTTTGAGACGGTGAGAAACGTCAATCAAGTTGTCAAGCAGAGATCCATGACTCCATCACCAATGAATATCCCAGGCTCCAACCAGTCCTCTGCTATGAACTCAGTCATTTCTAGCTGTGTCAGCACTCCACGTTCCAGTTTCTATGGGGGAGACATCTCTAACATTGTGATAGACAACAAGACCAATAGCATCATCTTAGAGACAGAGTCCTCGGACAATGG AAATGAAGACAGGATGAAGAAGCCTGGAACTCCAGGGACTCCAGGCTCCAGTGACCTAGAGACTGCCCTTCGCAGGCTCTCCCTCAGGAGGGAGAATTACCTCTCGGAGCGCAAGTTCtttgaggaagagcaggaaaggaagTTGCGGGAACtggcagaaaagggagaacTCCACAGCGGTTCTGTTACCCCCACAGAGAGCATCATGTCACTGGGAACTCACTCCAGATTTTCAGAATTCACTGGATATTCAGGAATGTCTATCAGCAGTCGCTCCTACCTGCCAGAAAAGCTTCAGATTGTGAAACCACTAGAAG GTTCTGCCACTTTGCAccactggcagcagctggctCAGCCTCACTTGGGTGGGATCCTGGACCCGAGGCCTGGGGTTGTCACTAAGGGCTTCAGGACCCTAGACCTGGACCTGGATGAAGTGTACTGCCTTAATGACTATGAGGAAGATGAGACAGGTGACATTTCTTACAAGGGCCTAACTACCTCGACGCCAGTTCAGCACACAGAGACCTCAGGTGAGAGGTCACAAGCACAAGTGACTGTTTCAGAGAACAAGAATAACCCCCGCCAATCTCAGGCTTTCACAGAGGAGATGCAGGAGTCCGCGACTGACGATGATGAGGGGTCTG tacCTCATCCTGGGAAGTGCATGTCACAAACCAACTCCACCTTCACCTTCACCACCTGCCGCATTCTGCACCCCTCCGATGAACTCACACGAGTCACGCCAAG CCTTAACGCAGCACCTACTCCAGCTTGTGGCAGCATTAGCAATTTGAAAGGCACCCCGGTGGCTACTCCCTGCACTCCTCGGCGTCTGAGTTTGGCCGAATCCTTCACGAACCTCCGGGAATCCACGACAACAATGAGCACGTCCctggggctggtgtggctgctgaAGGAAAGGGGCATCTCAGCAGCAGTGTACAATccacagagctgggacagagcCAGCAGGAGCACCCTGCTGAACACGTACTCCCCGAAAATGGCGATCATTCCTTCCACTCCCCCAAACTCACCCATGCAGACACCTTCTTCTTCCCCTCCATCTTTTGAGTTCAAGTGCACCAGCCCACCTTATGACAACTTCTTGGCTTCAAAACCTGCTAGTTCAATCTTGAAGGAGGTGAGGAATAAAAAGAACATCAGGAACAGTGAGAGCCAAACTGACGTGTCTGTTTCCAACCTTAATCTTGTGGACAAAGTCAGGAGGTTTGGTATTGCCAAAGTTGTGAGTTCAGGGCAAAAGTCAGCTCCTCCTTTAACTGATGACCAGGGACCTCTTCTCtgtggggcacagggacccGTGAGGGCCCTTGTTCCTGGAGGCCTGGCACCAGACGGTCTCCCCTTGGGCTGCCCTGCCGTGACCAGTGCCATTGGGGGCATCCAGCTGAACAGTGGCATCCGAAGGAACCGGAGCTTCCCCACCATGGTGGGTTCCAGCATGCAGATGAAAGGCCCAACATCGCTCACCTCGGGGATCCTCATGGGAACCAAGCTCCCGAAGCAAACTAGCTTACGATGA